One segment of Drosophila ananassae strain 14024-0371.13 chromosome 3R, ASM1763931v2, whole genome shotgun sequence DNA contains the following:
- the LOC6497984 gene encoding zinc finger matrin-type protein 5, translated as MGGKSYFCDYCCCFMKNDINVRKLHNSGIAHTICKANYVLRLKDPRTVLMEERLKQPCLRYFSGYCKFELFCKNSHFTKKQLEKLEKLVLTQNRRESRKKQKPRKWPWKTLSQKGLPPSLQPINLTLLKKSNFELNWG; from the exons ATGGGTGGAAAGAGCTATTTTTGCgactattgttgttgtttcatGAAAAACGATATAAATGTGCGGAAACTGCACAACAGTGGCATCGCCCACACAATTTGCAAAGCCAATTATGTGCTGCGCTTGAAAG ATCCAAGAACTGTATTGATGGAGGAACGCCTCAAGCAGCCTTGTCTGCGCTACTTCAGTGGCTACTGCAAATTCGAATTGTTTTGCAAAAACAGTCATTTCACCAAAAAGCAGTTGGAAAAGCTGGAAAAATTGG TTTTAACCCAAAACAGAAGAGAGTCTCGGAAAAAGCAGAAGCCCAGGAAGTGGCCATGGAAGACACTATCCCAAAAAGGACTTCCTCCGTCCCTGCAACCCATTAACTTGACCCTGCTTAAGAAAAGCAATTTCGAACTCAACTGGGGTTAA